The sequence AGCTTGCGTTTCGATGATAGGTAGAGCAGTTAAAGAACCAGTCTTGCCTGTCACTTCACCGTTAGTGAACTTTTCTACGTATGCTTCGCTTACACGAGCAGCACGCTCTAGTAGACGAGAGTGAAGGTAGAAAACATCACCAGGGAACGCTTCACGGCCAGGTGGACGCTTAAGTAGTAGTGAAATTTGACGGTAAGCTACCGCTTGCTTAGATAGATCATCATAAACAATCAGTGCATCTTCGCCGCGATCACGGAAGTATTCACCCATCGCACAACCAGCATACGGTGCAAGGTATTGCAGCGCAGCAGATTCAGAAGCCGATGCAACAACAACAACAGTGTTAGCCAGTGCGCCGTGCTCTTCTAGTTTGCGAACTACGTTAGCAATAGTCGACGCTTTTTGGCCGATAGCTACGTAGATAGAGAAAATACCAGAGTCTTTCTGGTTGATAATCGCATCGATCGCCATTGCTGTTTTACCAGTCTGACGGTCACCGATTACTAGTTCACGTTGACCACGACCGATAGGGATCATTGAGTCAACTGACTTGTAACCAGTTTGAACAGGTTGATCTACCGATTTACGGTCGATTACACCTGGTGCGATAATTTCTACAGGCGAAGTTAATTTCGCTTCGATAGGACCTTTACCATCAATTGGCTCACCTAGCGTGTTTACAACACGACCAAGCATTTCAGGACCTACTGGTACTTCAAGAATACGACCAGTACCTGTAACTTTCATGCCTTCCTGTAGGTCAGCATACGGGCCCATTACAACAGCACCAACCGAATCACGGTTCAAGTTTAGTGCTAGCGCGTAACGGCCACCCGGTAGTTCGATCATTTCACCTTGCATCACGTCCGCTAGGCCGTGGATGCTAAGGATGCCATCGCTTACAGAAACGATAGTACCTTCATTGCGAGCTTCACTAACAACGTCGAAAGATTCAATACGTTGTTTAATTAGATCGCTAATTTCAGTGGAATTAAGTTGCATGCTCCAATCCCCATTAAGACTGCAATGCATCGCTCAGGCGGTCTAAACGACTGCGCGCTGAGTTATCGATGACTAGGTCTCCGGCTCGAATAATAACTCCACTAAGTAGAGTCTCATCTATACTGCAATTCAGCTGAACTTTGCGCGCTAGGCGCAGTTCCAATTTGCTGATGATGCTTGAACGTTGTTCTTCAGAAAGCTCAACCGCTGAAGTTACTTCAACGTCGATTTCTTTCTCATGCTCTTGTTTAAGCAATAAGAACTGTTTGCAAACATCAGGAAAGGCCATTAAACGACCATTCTCTGCCATCACTTTAATTAAGTTCTGACCGAATTCATCAAATTGTTCGCCACAAATTACAATGAATACTTCAGCTAACTTTTCAGCAGTCATAGAACTGCTTAATAAATTATGAACATCATCATTTTGTGCCACTTCGGCAGCAAAAGTAAGCATTTGACCCCATTGGTCTAGCTCACCTTTATCTACCGCAAAGTCAAACGCTGCTTTAGCATAGGGGCGTGCGATTGTAGTCAAATCAGACATATACAGCCCCTTGCTTTAAAGTTTTGCAGTAATGTTGTTAAGAAGATCATTGTGTACATCTTTATCGATAGTACGCTCAAGGATTTTCTCAGCACCAGCTATAGCCAGAGTTGCGACTTGTTTGCGCAGGTCATCACGGGCACGTGTGCGTTCAGCTTCAATTTCAGCTTCAGCTTGCGTTAAGATCTTCTGGCGTTCTGCCTGAGCCTCTTCGCGCGCTTCATCAATAATCTGAGCTTTACGTTTGTTTGCCTGATCAATAACCTCAGTTGCAGTGCGCTTCGCTTCCTTCATTTGCTCAGAAGCGTTGGCTTGTGCCAGGTTCAAGTCTTTAGCAGCGCGTTCAGCGGCTACAAGACCGTCAGCAATTTTTTTCTGACGTTCTTCAATTGCTTGCATAATTGGTGGCCATACATATTTCATGCAGAACCAAACAAACAGCGAAAAAGCAATTGCTTGACCTAACAGAGTTGCGTTCATATTCACAACAGCTACTCCTCGTTAAGAATCAACTACAAAAATTTAATTAACTATTGAGAGTTAATTAGCCTGCTAGCTGACTTACAAATGGGTTAGCAAACGTGAATAGTAGTGCGATTACGATACCGATCATTGGAACAGCATCCAGTAGACCAGCGATGATGAACATCTTAACTTGTAGCATTGGAGCCATTTCAGGTTGACGCGCAGCGCCTTCTAGGAATTTACCACCAAGAATAGCAAAACCAATTGCAGTACCTACGGCACAAAGACCAACAATGATAGCAACAGCGATTGCTGAAAAACTTAGTACAGTTTCCATTTACGTTCTCCGATTAACATTAATAGTTAGAATAAAGCTTAAAAATTTTTTTAGTGATCACTATCTTCATGGGCCATTGATAGATAAACGATTGTCAACATCATGAAAACAAACGCTTGAATCAAAATAACCAAGATATGGAAGATAGCCCAAGGTAGTGCACCTACCCATTGTAAGTACCACGGTAGCATTGCCGCGATAAGAATAAACACCACCTCACCCGCAAACATATTACCAAATAAACGCATACCTAGAGATAGTGGCTTCGCTAATAACGAAATTACCTCAAGTACCAAGTTAAATGGAATCATGATTGGGTGATTAAATGGATGCAGTGCCAATTCTTTAGCAAATCCGCCCAAGCCTTTTACTTTGATGCTGTAGTAGATCATCAGAGCAAAAACACCTAAAGCCATTGCCATTGTTATATTTACATCAGCTGTAGGAACCACTTTCAAGTAAGGGATACCTAGCCAATGCTCTGCAGGATACGGTAAGAAATCGATAGGCACTAAGTCCATCAAGTTCATTATGATAATCCAGCAGAATATAGTCAGTGCTAATGGAGCTACCAGAGGATTGCGGCCATGGAAAGTTTCTTTAACGTTGTCGCCAACGAATTCCACTACCATTTCAACAAAACACTGAAGCTTACCAGGTACACCTACTGTTGCTTTCTTAGCGACTGAGCGAAAAACCCAAAGGAATAACACCCCTGTCAGCACAGAAAAAAACAGACTGTCTATATGTACGTTCCAGAAACTTGTTTCCTCTACAAGACCAAACTTAGCTAAAGAAAGGTTTTGTAAATGGTGTTCAATGTATCCGGATGCTGTTGGCGCAGCCATAACTCATCCTATTTTTTATTGTTAATGAAAAGCACTGGCGCAAAGATATTAATACCTAGAACCAGTAAATAGGTCAGTTTGAGGGGAATTAATTCCACCTGCATATACATGTAGACAATAGAGAATAGTAAAACTGTGATTAAGATTTTGAGCACTTCGCCAGCATAGAACGACGCCGCAACTAACTTAGTTGCGCGAGCTCCACAAAATAGAAAAGCACACACACAAAAAACTACATTCGCGATGACAAAAATACCGCCACCGATTAATGCAGCAAAACCCCAATCAGGATTAACAGCTAAACCTAACCCTATCGCCACTAATATAACCGCGCTAAGCTCGATCAATAACATTTGCTTTGCAAGCACTCGTCCTGGTCTTGCTAACGCCGCTACCATGTATTCGTTCCTCTTTAAGCCCACTTTACCACTCGCTTAAAAGCGTGCTGAGAAATTGGCGAAAATTATACGTTCAGCCAAATTGATTGCAATCACAATGCAGCAATCATTTACATTTTTGCATACAAACCGACAACTTTTGTACGAAATTACTTGTTTATTACATAATTGACCTAAATCAATTATCTCATTTAGTACTCTAGTTTAGCAATAAGTTGCTCTAATTTGTGAGGCTCATCAAGAGTAATTGTCACTTTTGACTTACCGCTAACAGAACGAGTAACTGAAACGTTTGCTTGCAATTTTTCCGTAAGTCTTCGTGAAAGTTCGATGGCTTCTTTGTCCTCGGGCTTCGATTCAGACTCAACCTCTGGTTTTAAGCACTTTTTAACGAGTTGCTCAGTTTGACGCACGGTCATTTGTTTGCTTGCTGCGGTGTTAGCCGCTTCGACCTGAACATCACCTTCAAGTGCTAATAATGCACGAGCATGGCCCATCTCAAGCTGCTTTGACACGACTAACGCCTTTACCGGCTCAGCCAATTGGTTAAGACGCAGCAGGTTACTCACGGTTGCGCGAGATTTACCTATCACATCAGCCACCTTTTGGTGCGTCAGTTCAAATTCGTTCTGTAAACGTTCTAGAGCCTGCGCTTCCTCGATCACATTCAGGTCTTCACGCTGAATATTCTCGATCAATGCCATAGCAATAGCGGCCTTGTCAGCGACTTTCTTAACCAGACACGGAACCTGCTTAAGACCAGCTTGGCGAGCGGCTCTCCAACGACGTTCACCAGCGATAATCTCAAACTGGTCCTGCGTTAAATGACGCACAACAATCGGCTGAATAATGCCTTGAGATTGGATTGAAGCTGCCAACTCTTCTAGCGCTTCTGGCGCAATATCCTTACGCGGTTGATATACACCTGGCTTTAAGCAACCAACAGCAATCTCGATCAGTTCTCCATCAGCAGACAAAGCCTGGCTATGAGAAGCAACTTGTTGTTTTTCACGAGCCAACGAGCTAGTTGCAAGCAATGCATCTAGCCCTTTTCCTAAACCACGCTTAGACATTGAGCGAATTCCTTTGGTTAGACTTATACTGGGACTTCTTCACGACGCAACATTTCGCCTGCCAGAGCAAGATATGCTTTAGCTCCTGCGGAATATTTGTCGTAGTACATTGCTGGCTTGCCATGACTTGGCGCTTCTGCCAGACGCACATTACGAGGGATCACAGTTCGGTAGACTTTATTACCGAAGTGTTTTTTGAGTTGATCAGAGACTTCATTCGATAAGCGGTTACGAGGATCGTACATTGTACGCAGGAGACCTTCGATCTTCAGATCCTCGTTTACTACAGCGGCAAGTTTACTGATGGTATCCATCAATGCAGTCAAACCTTCTAAAGCAAAGTATTCACATTGCATAGGAACCAAAACGGAATCGGCCGCAGCCATCGCGTTGATTGTAAGAAGATTTAATGACGGTGGGCAATCAATAAAGATGAAATCATAGTTGCCACGAATGGATGCCAGTGCGTTCTTTAGGCGAACTTCGCGAGCAAACACTTCCATCAGCTTGATTTCTGCTGCCGTAACGTCACCGTTTGCGGCAATGAGGTCGTAATTACCAGATGTGCTTCGGCAAACTACCTCATCGAATGGGCTGTCTTCAACCAGCAAATCGTAAGCAGTTGCTTCAACCTGATATTTGTCGACACCACTCGCCATAGTGGCATTACCTTGAGGGTCGAGGTCAACAACCAATATCTTGCGTTTAGTTGCTGCCATTGATGCTGCTAAGTTAACACAAGTTGTTGTTTTTCCTACGCCACCTTTCTGGTTGGCAATTGCTACAATTCTACCCACTATGGCCTCGCTGATTATCCCTGACGCGATAAAGTAACTAAATGACGCTCTCCATCAAGCTCTGGCACTTGCAAAGCTTTGATGTCTGTCACTGAACACCATTCAGGTAACAGGTCGATTTCGTCTCTAGGATGTTGTCCCTTAAGAGCCAAAAATACACCGGATTGCTCTTTAGGTAAATGGTGACACCACTCTACCATGTCTGTCATTGAAGCAAACGCACGACTGAGCACTGCATCAAACTTTTCTTCTGGTTGAAATTCTTCAACACGGCTTTGTACTGGAACAACGTTGTCGATGCCCAATTCATGAATCACTTGTTTAATAAAACGAATACGCTTGCCTAGGCTATCGAGCAAGTAAAACTCGCAGTCAGGGTTCATGATTGAGAGCGGAATCCCAGGAAGACCAGGGCCCGTACCTACATCAATAAAGCGCTTGCCTTGTAAGTGAGTGCTAACAATGATGCTATCTAAGATATGTTTCACCATCATTTCTTGCGGGTCACGAACAGACGTTAAATTATAAGCCTTGTTCCATTTATTGAGTAATTCAACGTAGCCCACTAATTGGCTACGTTGTTTTTCCGATACTTCAAGTTCAGTCTGGCTAATCAGGTGATCCAGTTTTTCGCGTAATGCGCTCATTATGCTTCCTCACCTTTTTTCAATAGGCCGTGCTTTTTCAGATAAACCAACAAAATCGAGATTGCAGCAGGCGTGATACCTGAGATACGCGAAGCAATACCGATCGAGTCAGGTTTAGCGGTAGTTAGTTTTAGAACCACTTCGTTAGAAAGCCCTTTTACCTTGCTGTAATCGATGTCAGCCGGCAGTTTGGTGTTTTCATGACGCAGTGATTTTTCAATTTCATCTTGTTGACGCTGGATATAGCCATCGTACTTAACTTGGATCTCAACTTGCTCAGAGGCTTGTTGATCTTCCAATGCAGGACCGAAACGATCTAACGACGTTAGCTGTGAATAAGTCATTTCAGGACGACGAAGAAGATCTTCACCACTCGCTTCACGAGACATTGGTGTTTTAAGGATCTGGTTCAATTGATCAATATCTTCAGATTTTGGATTAATCCATGTTTCTTTAAGACGTTGACGCTCTTTCTCCATGTTTTCCATCTTCTCGTTGAATCGTGTCCAACGAGCATCGTCGACCAAGCCAAGTTCACGTGACTTTTCAGTCAAACGGATATCGGCGTTGTCTTCACGTAGCAACAAGCGGTATTCGGCACGAGATGTAAACATGCGGTACGGTTCTTTAGTACCCATTGTCGACAAGTCATCAATAAGTACACCCATGTAAGCTTGATCGCGGCGTGGGCTCCAGCCCTCTTTGCCTTGCGTAAACAAACTCGCATTCAAACCGGCCATTAAGCCTTGTGCTGCGGCTTCTTCGTAGCCAGTGGTGCCATTGATTTGACCGGCAAAGAACAGACCCTTAATAAACTTGGTTTCGTAAGTCAGTTTAAGATCGCGAGGGTCAAAGAAATCGTACTCAATCGCGTAGCCAGGACGAACGATGTGTGCGTTCTCAAAACCTTTCATTGAGTGAACAATTTTTACCTGAACATCAAACGGCAAACTGGTTGAAATACCATTAGGGTATAACTCGTGCGTCGTTAGGCCTTCAGGCTCAATGAAAATTTGGTGACTGTTTTTATCAGCAAAGCGCATCACTTTGTCTTCAATCGACGGACAGTAACGAGGGCCAATACCTTCAATCACACCAGCGTACATTGGGCTGCGATCGAGATTGGCACGAATAACGTCATGCGTATTTTCGTTAGTGTGCGTGATGTAACATGGAATCTGACGCGGCTGCTGAGCTCGGTTACCCATGAATGAGAAAACCGGAGTCGGATTATCGCCGTGTTGAACCTCAAGCTCAGAAAAATCAACGCTGCGTGCATCGATGCGAGGAGGTGTACCCGTTTTCAGGCGATCAACACGAAATGGAAGATCACGAAGACGGTCAGCAAGCGCGATCGATGGTGGATCACCCGCGCGTCCACCCGATGAACTTTCCATACCAATATGGATCTTACCGCCTAGGAATGTGCCTACCGTTAAGACCACAGCGTTAGCGCGGAATTTGAGGCCCATTTGCGTAACCACACCCACCACTTGATCTTGTTCAACGATCAAGTCATCAACCGACTGTTGGAACAGAGTTAGGTTTGGTGTGTTTTCAAGAACATTACGGACAAAGGCTTTGTAAAGTGCGCGGTCAGCTTGTGCACGAGTTGCACGTACCGCAGGGCCTTTTGATGCATTTAATGTTCTGAACTGAATACCTGCATGATCAATAGCTTGCGCCATTAATCCACCCATAGCATCGACCTCTTTTACCAAGTGGCCCTTACCGATCCCGCCAATGGCTGGGTTGCAAGACATCTGTCCCAACGTATCGATATTATGAGTTAGTAATAACGTACTTTGACCAGTACGTGCAGATGCGAGTGCGGCTTCCGTTCCTGCATGGCCACCACCAACAACGATGACGTCAAATTTTTCGTGATAAAGCATGAACCGACCTCAGGTACTCAAACGTTTCTAGATTGATAAAAAGGAGCGATATTCTACCTGTTTTCATAGCTTGAGAAAACGTTTTTGGAATTTTTCGAGAAAGCTGTTTTTAATTAATATAGATAAGATCTTTAAAGAGATCTTTTATTAGATCTATTATTAGGATCGAGGGTATCTGTGGATAAGTCAAAAATGATCAACAAGATCATGGATCTTTTTTGGATCAAAGGATGTGATCTAACTTTGATCATGATGAGGATTAGCTGGGATCAAAATGGCTACTTATACACAAGGGGAAATTACCTAGAAAGTTGTTATTTGGATAACTATAGGTTAATCACCGTATATGTATGATCTTATCCACAGAGAAAATTGAAAAAATGACATGTATTTCGATTTATTTTCAAAAAAGTTATTCACAATCACGATATTCAGAGACAAAAAAAGCGGCATAAGCCGCTTTTTAGAAGATTGAGGAGTTAAAACTGGTCACTATGATCGTTAAACCAATCCTCTGCAGCATCCTCAGGAACCGGTGTTTCAAGAACATCGATGGTAAAACACTCTGAAATAGGCTGAGCACCAAGCTTTTCTAGAAGCGAATAAGCAGACTGGCCTGCAGAACAGAAAGTGTCGTAGCTTGAGTCACCAAGAGCAACCACAGCAAAGCGAATCGCGCTTAAATCGGGAGATTCTTGATTCAATGACTTGATCAAAGGCTGGATGTTATCAGGAAACTCACCGGCACCATGCGTCGATGTCACCAATAACCAAGTACCTTGTTGCGGAATATTGTCGTATTCAGGCTGATTATGAAGCTCGATCTCGTGCCCTTGAGCCTCTAGAAGATCGTTAAGGTGATCGCCAACGTATTCAGCGCCACCTAAGGTGCTGCCAGTAATAATGTGGATCATTAAGCTGTCCTTACAAAAGAAAAGGCCAGCGTAAGCCAGCCTTTATGGTTATTTACCGATACAGAATGAAGAAAAGATACGACCTAATAAATCATCTGAACTGAACTCGCCAGTGATCTCATTGAGGTGCTGTTGGGTGATTCGAAGCTCTTCCGCTAATATCTCTCCGGCCATGTAGCCTTCAAGTTGTTGTTGCCCAATATCAAGGTGTTCCGATGCGCGTTCTAGGGCATCTAAGTGGCGGCGACGTGCCATAAAGCCACCTTCGTTGCCACCAGCAAAGCCCATGCACTCTTTAAGATGGCTACGTAGGGCATCAACACCTTCACCAGTTTTTGCAGATAGGCGGATGAGAGTCGGATCATTTACATGGCAGATCCCGAGCTCTTCACTGGTTTGATCCGCTTTGTTGCGGATCACCGTCATACCTATGTTATTGGGTAGACGATCAACGAAATCTGGCCAAATTTCTTTAGGGTCCGTTGCCGTTGTTGTCGTGCCATCCACCATAAATAATACGCGGTCTGCTTGTGCAATTTCTTCCCAAGCGCGTTCAATACCGATTTTTTCTACTTCATCGGAGGCATCACGCAGGCCTGCGGTATCAATAATGTGCAGTGGCATGCCGTCAATATGGATATGTTCACGCAGTACATCACGTGTCGTTCCC is a genomic window of Vibrio sp. FE10 containing:
- the atpA gene encoding F0F1 ATP synthase subunit alpha — its product is MQLNSTEISDLIKQRIESFDVVSEARNEGTIVSVSDGILSIHGLADVMQGEMIELPGGRYALALNLNRDSVGAVVMGPYADLQEGMKVTGTGRILEVPVGPEMLGRVVNTLGEPIDGKGPIEAKLTSPVEIIAPGVIDRKSVDQPVQTGYKSVDSMIPIGRGQRELVIGDRQTGKTAMAIDAIINQKDSGIFSIYVAIGQKASTIANVVRKLEEHGALANTVVVVASASESAALQYLAPYAGCAMGEYFRDRGEDALIVYDDLSKQAVAYRQISLLLKRPPGREAFPGDVFYLHSRLLERAARVSEAYVEKFTNGEVTGKTGSLTALPIIETQAGDVSAFVPTNVISITDGQIFLQTELFNAGVRPAVDPGISVSRVGGSAQTKIIKKLSGGIRTALAQYRELAAFAQFSSDLDEATKKQLDHGQKVTELMKQKQYAPMSVFDQALVIFAAERGYLQDVELSKVLDFEAALLSFARGQYADLATQIDATGAFNKEIEAELKKLVDDFKATQTW
- the atpH gene encoding F0F1 ATP synthase subunit delta, with the protein product MSDLTTIARPYAKAAFDFAVDKGELDQWGQMLTFAAEVAQNDDVHNLLSSSMTAEKLAEVFIVICGEQFDEFGQNLIKVMAENGRLMAFPDVCKQFLLLKQEHEKEIDVEVTSAVELSEEQRSSIISKLELRLARKVQLNCSIDETLLSGVIIRAGDLVIDNSARSRLDRLSDALQS
- the atpF gene encoding F0F1 ATP synthase subunit B is translated as MNMNATLLGQAIAFSLFVWFCMKYVWPPIMQAIEERQKKIADGLVAAERAAKDLNLAQANASEQMKEAKRTATEVIDQANKRKAQIIDEAREEAQAERQKILTQAEAEIEAERTRARDDLRKQVATLAIAGAEKILERTIDKDVHNDLLNNITAKL
- the atpE gene encoding F0F1 ATP synthase subunit C, giving the protein METVLSFSAIAVAIIVGLCAVGTAIGFAILGGKFLEGAARQPEMAPMLQVKMFIIAGLLDAVPMIGIVIALLFTFANPFVSQLAG
- the atpB gene encoding F0F1 ATP synthase subunit A, which produces MAAPTASGYIEHHLQNLSLAKFGLVEETSFWNVHIDSLFFSVLTGVLFLWVFRSVAKKATVGVPGKLQCFVEMVVEFVGDNVKETFHGRNPLVAPLALTIFCWIIIMNLMDLVPIDFLPYPAEHWLGIPYLKVVPTADVNITMAMALGVFALMIYYSIKVKGLGGFAKELALHPFNHPIMIPFNLVLEVISLLAKPLSLGMRLFGNMFAGEVVFILIAAMLPWYLQWVGALPWAIFHILVILIQAFVFMMLTIVYLSMAHEDSDH
- a CDS encoding F0F1 ATP synthase subunit I; the protein is MVAALARPGRVLAKQMLLIELSAVILVAIGLGLAVNPDWGFAALIGGGIFVIANVVFCVCAFLFCGARATKLVAASFYAGEVLKILITVLLFSIVYMYMQVELIPLKLTYLLVLGINIFAPVLFINNKK
- a CDS encoding ParB/RepB/Spo0J family partition protein; translated protein: MSKRGLGKGLDALLATSSLAREKQQVASHSQALSADGELIEIAVGCLKPGVYQPRKDIAPEALEELAASIQSQGIIQPIVVRHLTQDQFEIIAGERRWRAARQAGLKQVPCLVKKVADKAAIAMALIENIQREDLNVIEEAQALERLQNEFELTHQKVADVIGKSRATVSNLLRLNQLAEPVKALVVSKQLEMGHARALLALEGDVQVEAANTAASKQMTVRQTEQLVKKCLKPEVESESKPEDKEAIELSRRLTEKLQANVSVTRSVSGKSKVTITLDEPHKLEQLIAKLEY
- a CDS encoding ParA family protein, which encodes MGRIVAIANQKGGVGKTTTCVNLAASMAATKRKILVVDLDPQGNATMASGVDKYQVEATAYDLLVEDSPFDEVVCRSTSGNYDLIAANGDVTAAEIKLMEVFAREVRLKNALASIRGNYDFIFIDCPPSLNLLTINAMAAADSVLVPMQCEYFALEGLTALMDTISKLAAVVNEDLKIEGLLRTMYDPRNRLSNEVSDQLKKHFGNKVYRTVIPRNVRLAEAPSHGKPAMYYDKYSAGAKAYLALAGEMLRREEVPV
- the rsmG gene encoding 16S rRNA (guanine(527)-N(7))-methyltransferase RsmG, giving the protein MSALREKLDHLISQTELEVSEKQRSQLVGYVELLNKWNKAYNLTSVRDPQEMMVKHILDSIIVSTHLQGKRFIDVGTGPGLPGIPLSIMNPDCEFYLLDSLGKRIRFIKQVIHELGIDNVVPVQSRVEEFQPEEKFDAVLSRAFASMTDMVEWCHHLPKEQSGVFLALKGQHPRDEIDLLPEWCSVTDIKALQVPELDGERHLVTLSRQG
- the mnmG gene encoding tRNA uridine-5-carboxymethylaminomethyl(34) synthesis enzyme MnmG — protein: MLYHEKFDVIVVGGGHAGTEAALASARTGQSTLLLTHNIDTLGQMSCNPAIGGIGKGHLVKEVDAMGGLMAQAIDHAGIQFRTLNASKGPAVRATRAQADRALYKAFVRNVLENTPNLTLFQQSVDDLIVEQDQVVGVVTQMGLKFRANAVVLTVGTFLGGKIHIGMESSSGGRAGDPPSIALADRLRDLPFRVDRLKTGTPPRIDARSVDFSELEVQHGDNPTPVFSFMGNRAQQPRQIPCYITHTNENTHDVIRANLDRSPMYAGVIEGIGPRYCPSIEDKVMRFADKNSHQIFIEPEGLTTHELYPNGISTSLPFDVQVKIVHSMKGFENAHIVRPGYAIEYDFFDPRDLKLTYETKFIKGLFFAGQINGTTGYEEAAAQGLMAGLNASLFTQGKEGWSPRRDQAYMGVLIDDLSTMGTKEPYRMFTSRAEYRLLLREDNADIRLTEKSRELGLVDDARWTRFNEKMENMEKERQRLKETWINPKSEDIDQLNQILKTPMSREASGEDLLRRPEMTYSQLTSLDRFGPALEDQQASEQVEIQVKYDGYIQRQQDEIEKSLRHENTKLPADIDYSKVKGLSNEVVLKLTTAKPDSIGIASRISGITPAAISILLVYLKKHGLLKKGEEA
- the mioC gene encoding FMN-binding protein MioC; protein product: MIHIITGSTLGGAEYVGDHLNDLLEAQGHEIELHNQPEYDNIPQQGTWLLVTSTHGAGEFPDNIQPLIKSLNQESPDLSAIRFAVVALGDSSYDTFCSAGQSAYSLLEKLGAQPISECFTIDVLETPVPEDAAEDWFNDHSDQF